The window ataattatttcaataaatatgtttaagtatattcaaaaaaagagtatgaaaactgttacttctttctttctgttttcttttttttttttttacatttttttttttttaatcaaattaatctagccttggtgagtagaagagacttctcttgaaaaccataaagaaaagattccaggatgaagaggaggaggaagaacacgtttaacaattttctataAGCTTGCCattagttataataaaaacaatgaacatgactacaataatatgctaaatgttattaaaagattccagtttgcaagaagtctgagtgtctgactctacactagaggaactcttttctgaagaagatcaggtgctgagaagaagccttgttctacagcaaaacactgcatcaaacctcctgtccttccctcagaagagcctgtcttctgctgctggggtaagaaacaccctcttcctcttctctatcagctgtccagcacctaactctgcctcctcagcactgtctgaaagagtcatctccacagtcagtaatcacagattcttctgagaaagtcgatatgttcattttcttaaaaaactttgttttttcgggtgggacaaataatacaggagagatgctagaaatctctatattgttcatttttcatatctttacgctttatgaatgtttttcttctgagaagctcaaaaattatggttctttggtaattgctttattgtttaggtttatcctctgatagtgagcacagagccctgatcatgacatgcaagaaaaagaaagaaatcatgtccatgatttactaattcattccctctatgtactaaaacgtgcacgattacttttacatttcattgatttgctaaatcgtatgcacaatttactaattcgttctcttgatgtataaatagtgtacacgttttagcaaatcgagggaatgaaatataaaatcgtgcgcatgaattagcctaaattttttcctgcatgtcgtgtaattaaagcacatcaccaccagacatttataccaggagcctcatatacgacgctcagttttactttgtgcagtatctctgtgcagtatctgctgaattgtttcatatctatttatcatgtatttttcgttgcactaaattatgttgtatcaataagtttactgataattatttttaattttcactaataacgtcattaaccatctccccatctttaagacaaaaattctctattgtttatattgtgtaatctatgaattgatgtgtttagttttctgtgctcataacttagtaacattttgcatggttaaagaacaggtgcgatgttcaaaatgtttttatacaaagtagtgctgaataaatattgatttgtgaatgaatgcagtgtgtttttgtctattttatattagaatgtaatgtttttgtatttgtttgcattgcatgtatgtaattaatgtattaactatgaatcccctataattagattacaattagatttcataaggtttattttttgcaccagagatggattgagtttattagttctttatgtatttcaaggtaatggtgaggtgaaaatatgaattaccaatatgatcctgtaatgtcacgtcctcataacgtgccagtttggtcgtcaggacatactcatcacgttccagtgacgttccagtataacgtcgccacgacggatatgggaatcacaaagttacgtcactggaacgttatgtggtacgtcgctgagaccaatatggtattttataggaacgtcctcataacgtgtcagtttggtcgctgggacatactcatcacgttccagcgacgttccagtataacgtcgccacgacggatatgggaatcacaaagttacgtcactggaacgttatatggtacgtcgctgcgaccaatatggtactttatagtaacgttctcataacgtgccagttcggtcgctgggacgtactcctcacgttccagcgacgttccactataacgtcgccacgacggatatgggaatcacaaagttacgtcgctggaacgttatttgggacgtcgctgcaacgaatatggtctggtccagttacgtcgtcacaacgtaactgtgttagctgggcAGGGCTTACAGACACAAAAATCAGTGGCTGGAACGTTATAGGCtaattaacataaaaacagcaatcaCAGCGCctgtgcatttaaataatttattatcaaaaatacaaactgtaacagtaacgtccaaaaaaaaaaaaaaaaaaaaaaaaaacagttttgaataaaataaaattcgttatttaaaataaattaaataaacgtaTTAGTAACTTAGGCCTAGTacaaaacaaggcaaaaacaaaaacaaaacaaataaatattgtagCAAAAACGCTGTTTGGTATAAATtcacagtggaaaatgaatataatttgtatattgttcaaaaagaaaattaaaaaaaacgaacaatttaataaatgcacatggCACATCGCACAAGGCCAAAACTTAGAATAAAAAAGAAGGCGGCAAACAAATCAACAGCCTAAGTATTTGATTAAATTGTTTAGAACAACTATATTTAAGACAAAATGTggaacaaataatttaaagaacaCTAATAATCAAAAATATCAGAGCAAAGCCGCAAACTGCCATTAAGACGACGAGTCTTGAACTGAAACAGCAAATTGCAAACCTCAGACTATATTTTcttacagaataaaaaacaacttCTGCATTATATGAAAacgaataaatacaaataatatgtatttatttatttgtatagcctaACCGTTATAAAAATacctgtttttttaaatatatagccTAACAGATAGCAAACAGAAACGCTacaaaaaggaaactaagcaTTCTTACCTAAGCTTTCAAttcgatttaatttttttcatattatgtgaGAGGAACACCAGCTTGTCTacatagccgcatttccactgtcgggccagtgcgagccagggcttaaagcgggccgggcggggctcatagccccgggccagtagcaccgaggccagaatagcgcagggtttccacagtggagcttgttGGCTTTTTCACAATGAAGCCGGCCTCTGAAAAgatcagtgttgggtatagttactttggaaagtagttagttaggttacaacgttaccatcaattaaaagtaatcagttatgatacagcgttacctattcataaaagtaacacgttagagtactcatgcgttaccaaaaattaaaagccgtttgcagcggctcacacatgacagacacagcccccggcccctttaaatgcacctagaagtcgtgactcccgacaatgaataacgtcagtcatccgactaaattaacactgcaggataacaataacaggaaagacagtcagcaataggctattccacatggcgttttatttatttattatcacagaacatattattaatcaaaattcgcacctaacgttacccagcccgggtagcctactgtagcctatattatgagcaccacaagataactcctgatttttctttaactttaaataatgcagttatcaaagtacaagtacacaGCAAAATCAGCAGTGCTAATTCAACACCTACAGAGTTAAATTCAACACTTTAAAAGTGTCTATATTGGTCCACACTAGATCGAGTTAAAACTACACTTtacaaagtgttaaatgtttaacacTTTGACAGAGTTGCAGCAACTCTCtaaaaagttaacatttaacACTAGTCAACACTGGTTAGTGTTGAATTTACCCAACACCAGTGCGTAGTGTAAAAATTTAACACcaaatgtgtgtttttctttcaACACTACAGAGTTGTTGCCATATTAACACTATATAGGTTGCAAAGTTTAACATAAAATGCAACTCTTTTCTAATTTGTGATTTGTAATACTATTGGGAAtcaatttacccccccccccccaaatgcaactcattaaaattatttacaaaaaaaaagacaaaaacagggAGATTGTAGTTCAAGTGAATCTGTATATTAAAAAAGCACACCATCCACAACAAAGCATTGGCTTTACATTAACAAATGGACAACCAATCCTCTAGCACAGGTCACACAAAATGGCAATGTGGCACTACATATGTTTTTTCATCCATCTCATTAGAAAACTGTTTGTCATACGGTCTGTAATAAATCAACTCATCAATAGAAATAACAGAAAAGGAATCATCTCTCTCCTCAATACAATATGCATTAAAGTggtcatcaaaataaagtgtgtcAACTCTGCATGTCAAGATAAAAGCTTGATCTTCATTAATAATGATATTTGTGATCTTTCTGAACACAGGAATTTCCATATCTGTTgtaatacacacaaacataccaaTTTGATACTCCGTTCCAAAGTTTTTCACCCAATTAGTAGTTGACACATCAGAAAATGCATTCACCTGAAACTTAGCACTTAAATTCTCACCACCCTCCAAGTTATCGATCATTTCTTTCCTCACTGGACCAAACTCAAATCGCTGAAAATTAAAATTCTCCCAGTGATAAGCTAACTGTCTCTGGTGTTGTTTTACCAAGGTTTTTGTGATATTTTTGAAATTTTTAACAGATCGTTTAAAAACATTATGTTTGGCCTCAAACCTCATGCACCATACATGGATAAGTGGACCTATTTTACGAATGCACCTTGGATAATGGATCATAAAATGATGCTTTGGGATTAATCTTCTGTCAGGAAACAAGGATCTGAACAGCTTGTGGTGATCATTAATCAAATGCTTCAAATAATACGTCAAACCATTGGTAACAACTGGTGAAAACACTATATTCACTATCTGAATCAAGAGGAGGAGCAAGTTCCAGTAACTGTTATTTCTTTCAATTACATCACCAAAAATCAGGGGAGCATTTCGCACAAGACACCACGACTGAATTGCATTCAATCCCAGATCTTTACTACTCTCATCCATTTTCAACCCACTTGGTCTGTTTTTTCGCTCAATATAACCGTAGTTGAAACTTTGGATCCTCTGTGACAATGTTTCTAAAGACAGGTTCTTGTTATTGACCAGGTATTGAAATACTAGTTTCAATTCGTACTGCACTACACCTTCAAGTAAATCATGCATGATGTCAACTGCATAGTTATCAGAGATGTGGTAAAAACATAGTGTATTGAGCAAGCATGTCTTCTTGACACCAAATGTTGATGCCAACATAGGATTTTCCTGTAGAGATGCACAATGTTCTGCATGCATTTCTTTTGTACGGAAAATTAAGCAAGGGTTATCTTCAGTGAAGACAAATTGTGACTCTTCCTTTGTAGTTAAACAAAATCTACAGAAATATGTTGCACTGAAGGATTCAATCAAACCAAACAATCCGTGCAAACCTAGATTATCACCTGTTACTTGAATAACAGTCCCTCGCAATGGTGAGTCTGAGAAAGGTACCTCTATTCCTTGCATTTCTAGTGTTTTAACATCATCAATGAGAGGCTTTAGTATTTCATCAAAACTATATTTCCTCAGGTCTTGTGAATGAAAAAGTGCCACAACATGAATATTCATCAGAACAGAATTACATTTTGGGGGCAGGTTCCTCAATATAAAGTAAATGCAACCAAGCTTGTGTATCCCTTTCTTTGAACCCAAGGGATTTGCCGTCTCAAAATCATCGTAATAAAGCTGAATCTGTAGAGCATGTTTTTGCTGGGAAAACAAATCATTACTTTTGAAGTATGAACCATCACATATATCTTTATAAACACCTTCTTTATGTTGCTTGACTTGAAGGAAACTTTCACATAATTCACTATTCTTAAACATAGATTTCAGGGTTCCCAAGATGGGTACATACACAAATTTATCTGTTACAGGGATCTGATTGTAAACTCCTGTTGTCCGATCTCTCCGCAAATCAAAACGCACCCCAAGAACATACTCTACAGGTTCAACTATTTCCCACTTTTCCTCAAAGAACTTCTGTCGTTTGGCTGCTGTATTTAAGACTGAGAAAGGATTTTCCAATTGATCAAAACAATTTTCCACCTTTTCTTCCAAATCGGTTGCTTGAATCTCTGAAGAAGTACAGCTGAGAACAGCTTCTCTTGTTTGCTCATGAATGTCATTTACAAGCTCTTCCATTGACCCTACCATTGCTTGGACAGTGCTCTCAGCAACACCTGATGCTTGCAATTGTGCTACAACAGATCCACACAGGTTTAACAAATGATGCTTGTCAACAGAGGTCCGGCTAGTTACTGGAGTGTCTGTACAGAATGCCTGAGAACTTGAAGGCTCATCACCTTCACTTTGAGCGTCCACATTGTCAATAGTCTTTGGTGAACAAGTGGCCCTGTGCAAACGAACGAGGTGTTTATTTGGTGAACAAGTGTCCCTGTGCAAACGAACTAGGTGTTTTTTGAACCCTGAATACGTACAAAATGATAAAGAACATCCCGGTTGTCCACATTTCAAACGTAATGTCTTTCCTGGATATAATCCATGGTGAAGTCTCAAATGCTGACAAAGCAATGCAGAACTTTTCTGGTGTGccttacaaataaaacatatgaGCATATTTGCAAACAAGGACGTGTATCAGCTCAAATATTAGTGTGAAACAGCCTTGCTCTGAGTTCCTTTACCCTGGGACTTTCCTTGGTACTTCCCAAGTCGATGTTAAACACTGTGGTTTGGATGAATGTGTAGAAGCTGTTGAGGGATTCATGGTAGTTAACACTGAAGATGAAGTGTGCCTTGAAAAGCTCATCGAAAGCTGCCAGGGATGTTTGCGCCTTGCAAGGGATGGCCTTCTGGTCAACGATGACATAGAACCTCTGAATGTTGTTCTTCTGTTCACCCACACAGAGGAGGAAGGGCTGTCCTGGTTCCAAGCTCCCTAGGAAGGCCTCAACACTGGCTCCAATCTGTGACAAACACAGagacataaaatattaatttaagttaTGCAACACAAGCAACGGCAGTATGAGAACAAGTGGatgaaaaacattaaacacaaaataccTTAAGATATCGCGCCACATGGTTGACAGCTTGATATGAGCTAATCTTAGCACTCTTCTTGTGGCCTTTTGACGTAGGGGGGAGCAGGTGAACCAGCAGTAGAACACTTGACAGGTCACTGTCCCAGCCTAGGAGCAAAGTAGAATTAGGTGTAAGATGTTCAGAAACAtttctatcttaaaatattatttaaaaaaagacagatTATGCCAAAGACAATACTTAAGGTAAGATGATAAGAATCTgttgtgtaaatgttttaaaggCAGAATGAGGCACACTTACCAGACTCATTTGAGTTTTGCTGCGCAGACAAGAGTTCTTCAACATGCTCATTAGAAGTCCGGTTCTTGCAGTCTGCCAGGAGCCTGGGTTTGAAGTACGTCGGCCATTTTGCCAAAAATCTGCCAGAAACTTCTTCTCCAAACATCATGGTAAAATCTTGGTCAATCTACAGAAGAAACACCTTAAATCCTTGATACTGAAAGAATATTGAGTCATAATTGTTCACTTCAAAAATATGCTGATCAAACAAAGGTATGTCTTTCTTACCAAGCCGGGGATGTCGAGAAACCGCGGGAACACATCCAAGACTGTTGCAGAGTTTTGCTGGTCCTGAACTAGCGTCTGGCGGTATTGAAATGTTGCCATCATCTTATCTTTGACAACTGACACATCAGTTGAATGTTTCAATAAGGATATTGCCTCACGGCATTCCTCGCCGAACAGTTGCTTGTCAGCCAGGAGAAAATCCCTCTTGCTCTTTGGACCATACGTAGTGCTGGTGGAGCATCTCCGAGATTGAACTGCAGTGTTGCGCTGGACGGTCTTTATCCTCCAGGCCAAGTAGCCAGACCCACTTTCTGCATCATAGTAGTGTTCCTGTAAAACCCAAAAAGAACAAAAGTATGCAACACAGGGGTCACATCACCAAATGGCAAAGTAAGAAAATAAGAACATACACATTATCCATACATTGCAATATAagccattaataaaaaataaaaaaaaacttacatatcCGTTTCCAGAGTATGGATCACTAAGGTTGGGAAATAGAGTGGTGATGCCAACAGCATATTTTGTTCGCACATGGGTTGGTGGTATTCTCCTTTAAAAgtagaaaatatattattgttcaaGCTTTTTCCCCCTTCAAGAGGGATAAAAATATGGACTTAATGCCTATCAAACAaaacggtaacactttacttgaagGGGTGTGTTTATGACAACTGTTAGCtcaattatgacatttttaatgcaaatatgACATTGTTTGAGATGTCTTTGTCATGACATttgcataaaaaatgtaataattgagTGAATGATACTTAATGACAGTTGTCATAAACAGGCATAAAACCTCATGACATGTGACATGTCATGATTATGAAGGTGATGTCAGTCTTATGCACACCcttcaagtaaagtgttaccaacatgGTATACTTACCCATGTACTTCCATCATGTCTGCAACCAGGAGGTTTACCATTTGTCGCCGTGTAGCATCCGTCAATGTCTTTGTTTTGTCATACTCGTGCAAGATTTTTTCTCCCCCCGGCTTAGAATGGAGAACGTTTCTCACCATCTAAAACATGaagaagaatcacaaaggtagtCATCATGTTAGACATTCCTGCAATAAAACCACAGCACTTCTACAGAATCTTTGTGTTTGAGGAATAATAactaatttcatttattattgaaattCCCCAATACCTCATTTGCTGATTCCCGCTCAATGTGGGTTCTTTTATATACATTGTTTCTATCATGAATCACTGTTGCATCTGATGAATCAGACGCCACAGAGGATGACTGGTCGGACACAAGCAACTCTGACGTAGAATGTGAGAAATCTTGATTAAGCACAACTGAAAGGCATTTAAAAGAAACATACATGCTCAAGAACCTCTAACAACTTATTTTAGGCTTGACAACCAAACGGTCTAGCATATTAGGGCACAACAGGCTAGTTCAGCTTTAATTGAACTTTGAAAAACAAACACTCTAACGGAGCAAAGTCTTACCTGTAGACTTTTCTGTGGACACATGAATGATAAGATTCCCTGCTTTTAAAAGCTCCTCATACACATCCGCATCCACTTCTGTCCCAGAATCATCTGTGACATGCAGCTCGGTCTGCAATGGAAGACCTAACTTTTCTATGACTGAGAGAATATTAGATttaggaaaataaagaaaaacagtgcatttcccattattagtagtattaaaaaaatgttaacaattgTAGTATTCTGAGCAGTGTcaggtgtttttctttttctgcattTTGGATTCTATATTTGGACTGCTTGACAAGAAATTATTACTGCCCAACACAAACACAACTTGGTTTCTGGGGCAGTATAACCAGATTACAGTCCCAttgtaaatggaaaataaattttAGAAACTGATGACTTCAATGTAATGAAGTGATGAAAACCTTTCTGAAGAAATGTATTGTAGTCTTCATAGCCCTCTTCAGTTTGGGCAACTTTAACATACTTCTGAGTTTCACCAAATCTCACTTTGACCAACATGATgtgctgtaaagaaaaaaaaaatacattcagaaaCGTAATGAATGAGAAAATGTGCACGTTACCATGACAAGCACCAACACAGAGGAGGTAAAGCTAATAGAGAGAGGAGAGTTCACATAACGTTTACAAACATTTCATAACATTTCGCTAGGAAATGTGACTAACCTAAAAATAAACCTGTACACTTATTTACACGATATCATTAGAAAATAGTGACGCAATATCAACAATCATAAAGGTTCACATTAAACATGATAAAGGAAGCCTAAACGGTATTCTTAAAAAATGAAGGTGGATGCTTATATCCAATTCTTCCAAATTGCACAATGCCCTGTACGCAACATCTTGCTATACAGCAAGTGCAAACTTTTTAAACCTGGGCAGCAAGCACAGATAAACTGTTCATGGAAAAGAAACAAGCGAGCCAACCTCCATGACTGTGCGTTCACAGTCACACCAGACGCGCGTCAAATTCGCGCCTGCCGTGTCTAAATAATTTGAATCCATTCGcgcgtcaaaaaaaaaaaaaaaacacgtttgaAGCGAAATTTACGCGACGGAGACGAAATCCGTTGGGGGCCATCTTTTTTACAAGATATTTGTATATTAGCgggaaaatatttgtaaaatggcaGCACAGCAGCTTTCTAGCTGGTTAGTAGGTCAATAACGTGACTCAAATGTGAAATTTGTACATCTTACCAGGTTGTACAGTCTCCTCACTAATCCTCTTCCAAGAGAGGTGATTTTTGCTCCTGTCTCGAAGCACGAATGAGGCGTATTTGCGTCTACCGCGCCGCGCTCATTTTACCCGCCCAAAGCCAGAAAGGTTTACGTTACACACTTCCGAACATGTGCACCTGATTTAGTTCAGCTAACGTTAAAGTTAGCTATAACGTTAGCTGAAACCCTCACATAAAACGTGTTGCAACTATTTATACTGACCGTAAGCTACCTTCGTCCAGCTGTAGAAATGATTAGGTGCAACATATGAGGTTAACTTACACCAAGCACGTTAAACATGttaatttatatttgaaatacaaCACGAAGTTACAAACAGCTAACGTTAATTTCACCATATATCCTTATCCTGAAAAAATGCTAACGTTACTTCGATCTAATTTGACTAACGTTAATGGACCCCTTTAACTTACTGGTTGTTCTGATTTCCCAATAAGAAAATTTTCACTGTATTTGTTCCATACATTGAGCGTTACGTGAAATTGTACACATAATATATCCTTTTGAGCGTGGTAATAACTGTTGCATGGTGAACTGATTAGCTAGCACTATCAAACTAACTAGAATATTAAGCATTAGCTAACTTAATGTTACCTGTCGGGAAAAATAGGCCCACCActacaaatgtaattaaataaacataagttACTGGTTTAAATTTACTTACTTGTGAATGCTCCCACTCACGAGCGTGTCCAGTCCGATCCAGTCGAGTGAAAAAAAAGCTGTCTGGTTTCCCGCCTCACTGCAGGCAAGTAACGGAAATGATAGATAACACTAGCTTTTGAGTTGAAATCAACACTGTAGAGTTAAACCATCAATATGGCATTTAACTCCCAGTGACAACACCAACTCTTTTTGAGAAATAACTTTCTTGTAGTTAAATTAGATTCAAAAAGAGTTGAAATGACTCTAGATTTTTACTCTCAACTCTAACACTGAAAATCTAACACTTTTGATTTTGCTgtgtatgcttacttgtaaacacaaccttaaacaggcttgcagatttaaatccatttagaaatgatgaacaaccagccagccaacgatctaacagaaattaacagctgcctgtcaaacaaaaatgataacaaaccgaattaaatccttcattgccacacaggcaaatgacaaatcgcttaatagccgaactaataattattaaagtgtcactcacagtcacaagcctaaattcgctttaacacagtcctcttacatttactcttcaaagtagtgattaaaacgtagcgttaaatttgaggtagaatttttggcggtcgacagaagcttttcaccaaagcagagtgtgcattttaccgttatgttcttttctttttcgttgacaaattgaaaataatgtgcgtacttccataaaccaaacgctgtcctctctgctatcttgccgggagttcgaaaaaaaaaaaaaaaaaacacacacacacacagggtcaggcgcagggcacagacgcatcacagccattgactttacgatcacagagcttcggctccgctgatactgtacatccgcaggtggcacagtagacctaggactactgtctgacaaaaagcaggctgcagtcgggattttcctttccttaaaataacggattactttttttttttaataacgaagttactgattacttacgcacgaaactaacgcgttaagttacaaatttcaggaaaaaaagtaattagagtactctaacgcgttactttgtattACCCACAACACTGGAAAAGATGCGCTCTGATGGAGTGGAT is drawn from Carassius gibelio isolate Cgi1373 ecotype wild population from Czech Republic chromosome B1, carGib1.2-hapl.c, whole genome shotgun sequence and contains these coding sequences:
- the LOC127948635 gene encoding uncharacterized protein LOC127948635 yields the protein MLICFICKAHQKSSALLCQHLRLHHGLYPGKTLRLKCGQPGCSLSFCTYSGFKKHLVRLHRDTCSPNKHLVRLHRATCSPKTIDNVDAQSEGDEPSSSQAFCTDTPVTSRTSVDKHHLLNLCGSVVAQLQASGVAESTVQAMVGSMEELVNDIHEQTREAVLSCTSSEIQATDLEEKVENCFDQLENPFSVLNTAAKRQKFFEEKWEIVEPVEYVLGVRFDLRRDRTTGVYNQIPVTDKFVYVPILGTLKSMFKNSELCESFLQVKQHKEGVYKDICDGSYFKSNDLFSQQKHALQIQLYYDDFETANPLGSKKGIHKLGCIYFILRNLPPKCNSVLMNIHVVALFHSQDLRKYSFDEILKPLIDDVKTLEMQGIEVPFSDSPLRGTVIQVTGDNLGLHGLFGLIESFSATYFCRFCLTTKEESQFVFTEDNPCLIFRTKEMHAEHCASLQENPMLASTFGVKKTCLLNTLCFYHISDNYAVDIMHDLLEGVVQYELKLVFQYLVNNKNLSLETLSQRIQSFNYGYIERKNRPSGLKMDESSKDLGLNAIQSWCLVRNAPLIFGDVIERNNSYWNLLLLLIQIVNIVFSPVVTNGLTYYLKHLINDHHKLFRSLFPDRRLIPKHHFMIHYPRCIRKIGPLIHVWCMRFEAKHNVFKRSVKNFKNITKTLVKQHQRQLAYHWENFNFQRFEFGPVRKEMIDNLEGGENLSAKFQVNAFSDVSTTNWVKNFGTEYQIGMFVCITTDMEIPVFRKITNIIINEDQAFILTCRVDTLYFDDHFNAYCIEERDDSFSVISIDELIYYRPYDKQFSNEMDEKTYVVPHCHFV
- the LOC127948636 gene encoding uncharacterized protein LOC127948636 translates to MLVKVRFGETQKYVKVAQTEEGYEDYNTFLQKVIEKLGLPLQTELHVTDDSGTEVDADVYEELLKAGNLIIHVSTEKSTVVLNQDFSHSTSELLVSDQSSSVASDSSDATVIHDRNNVYKRTHIERESANEMVRNVLHSKPGGEKILHEYDKTKTLTDATRRQMVNLLVADMMEVHGRIPPTHVRTKYAVGITTLFPNLSDPYSGNGYEHYYDAESGSGYLAWRIKTVQRNTAVQSRRCSTSTTYGPKSKRDFLLADKQLFGEECREAISLLKHSTDVSVVKDKMMATFQYRQTLVQDQQNSATVLDVFPRFLDIPGLIDQDFTMMFGEEVSGRFLAKWPTYFKPRLLADCKNRTSNEHVEELLSAQQNSNESGKCASFCL